Proteins from a single region of Campylobacter sputorum:
- the hypB gene encoding hydrogenase nickel incorporation protein HypB → MCKDCGCSLHSHEHTHSDGVTHSHTHTHEHMHKEGENAIHEHSHPALNDTKTVEVITKILSQNDNQAAHIREHFDENGILCINLMSSPGAGKTTLLESTIKKMDLNIAVLEGDLETNRDADRILKAGARAYQITTGQSCHLDAFMVHDGLHHLDLNDVKLVFIENVGNLVCPASYDVGAHLNVVLLSTPEGGDKVAKYPVMFRTADLVVITKSSLIEHFEFDIKDVTAELRKLNPKADIIVLDSRTGDGFDKWINYLKIKMELR, encoded by the coding sequence ATGTGCAAAGATTGTGGTTGTAGCTTACATTCTCACGAACATACACACAGCGATGGCGTAACTCATTCTCATACTCACACTCACGAGCATATGCATAAAGAAGGAGAAAATGCTATACACGAGCACTCACACCCTGCTTTAAATGATACAAAAACAGTTGAGGTTATAACTAAAATTTTATCTCAAAATGATAATCAAGCAGCTCATATAAGAGAGCATTTTGATGAAAATGGTATCTTGTGTATAAATTTAATGAGTAGCCCAGGTGCTGGTAAAACTACGCTTTTAGAAAGCACTATAAAAAAAATGGATTTAAATATAGCGGTATTAGAAGGGGATTTAGAAACAAACCGCGATGCAGATAGAATTTTAAAAGCTGGTGCTAGAGCTTATCAGATAACAACTGGACAAAGCTGTCATTTGGATGCATTCATGGTTCACGATGGTCTTCATCATCTTGATTTAAATGATGTAAAGTTGGTTTTTATTGAAAATGTTGGAAATTTAGTTTGCCCTGCAAGTTATGATGTCGGAGCTCATTTAAATGTAGTTTTATTAAGCACTCCAGAAGGAGGTGATAAAGTCGCTAAATATCCTGTTATGTTTAGGACAGCCGATCTTGTGGTTATTACAAAATCATCTTTGATAGAACATTTTGAGTTTGATATAAAAGACGTTACAGCCGAACTTAGAAAACTAAATCCAAAAGCTGATATCATAGTTTTAGATAGCAGAACTGGCGATGGTTTTGATAAGTGGATTAATTATTTAAAAATAAAAATGGAGCTTAGATAA
- a CDS encoding HypC/HybG/HupF family hydrogenase formation chaperone codes for MCLSIPSKVKSIDENNYAIVETLGVERGVSLDLISEPVRVGDYVLIHVGFAMEKIDTAYALESLKAYEEIAKMMKDGTIDKFEGDMGLLSKNS; via the coding sequence ATGTGTTTAAGTATCCCATCAAAAGTTAAAAGCATAGATGAGAACAACTATGCTATAGTTGAAACTTTAGGCGTAGAAAGGGGTGTGAGCTTAGATCTCATAAGTGAACCTGTTAGAGTTGGGGATTATGTGTTGATTCATGTTGGTTTTGCGATGGAAAAAATAGACACAGCTTATGCTCTAGAGAGCTTAAAGGCATATGAAGAAATAGCTAAAATGATGAAAGATGGTACCATAGACAAATTTGAAGGCGATATGGGACTTCTTAGCAAAAATTCTTAA
- a CDS encoding M16 family metallopeptidase, producing MERKFIDIKDIKVPVIYEKDSSLPIISMQLVFRVAGGIQNNNIFGLAKFCEKIMNEGTKKDGVSEFYKKLDMRAISLYVGCGFETFSISLDLLKEHFEFGLKAIKELLSDPNLDENTIEKLKLITSSEISNLNSDFDYLAKTELNKILYEGSILSHPDLGYEDSLNAITKDEISTFLKENLDLSNLFIVLGGDVDFEEYMLKDMLNSLHAGIPRVLPKFETSSKEIINQKQKDSKQAYIYFGSPYNVNIDEYYLANVATFILGSSGFGSRLMEEIRVKRGLAYSAYARNSLNLSHKQIWGYLQTKNESKDEALSVVKKEFDEFVKNGVSKKELDMAKNFLLGSEPLRKETLSKRLSVAQSEYYLGQKEGFFDENLKKIANLKLKDINDYISSHDEITKLSFSIVSNEI from the coding sequence GTGGAAAGAAAATTTATAGATATAAAAGATATAAAAGTTCCTGTTATTTACGAAAAAGATAGCTCTTTGCCTATAATTAGTATGCAGCTTGTTTTCAGAGTTGCTGGTGGCATACAAAATAATAATATTTTTGGACTTGCTAAATTTTGTGAAAAAATTATGAACGAAGGAACTAAAAAAGACGGAGTTAGTGAGTTTTACAAAAAACTTGATATGAGAGCAATTAGTCTTTATGTGGGTTGTGGATTTGAGACATTTAGTATAAGTTTAGATTTGCTTAAAGAGCATTTTGAATTTGGGCTTAAGGCGATAAAAGAGCTTTTAAGTGATCCAAATTTAGATGAAAATACTATAGAAAAACTAAAACTTATAACATCAAGTGAAATTTCAAATTTAAATAGCGATTTTGATTATTTAGCAAAGACAGAATTAAATAAAATTTTATACGAAGGTAGTATTTTATCACATCCTGATTTAGGATACGAAGATAGTTTAAATGCCATAACAAAGGATGAAATTTCAACATTTTTAAAAGAAAATTTAGATCTTTCAAATTTGTTTATAGTTTTAGGAGGTGATGTAGATTTTGAGGAATATATGTTAAAAGATATGTTAAATTCTCTACATGCAGGAATTCCTAGAGTATTGCCAAAATTTGAAACTTCAAGCAAAGAGATTATAAATCAAAAACAAAAAGATAGCAAACAAGCTTATATATATTTTGGTTCGCCATATAATGTCAACATAGATGAGTATTATCTAGCAAATGTGGCTACTTTTATATTAGGAAGTAGTGGCTTTGGAAGTAGACTTATGGAAGAAATACGCGTAAAAAGAGGGCTTGCGTATAGTGCTTACGCTAGAAATTCTCTAAATCTTTCTCATAAACAGATATGGGGATATTTGCAAACCAAAAATGAGAGCAAAGACGAAGCATTAAGCGTTGTGAAAAAGGAGTTTGATGAATTTGTAAAAAATGGCGTTAGTAAAAAAGAACTTGATATGGCAAAAAACTTTCTTCTTGGAAGTGAGCCTCTTAGAAAAGAAACTTTATCAAAAAGATTAAGCGTAGCTCAAAGTGAGTATTATTTAGGACAAAAAGAGGGCTTTTTTGATGAAAATTTAAAGAAAATCGCTAATTTAAAATTAAAAGACATAAATGATTACATTTCATCTCACGATGAGATAACAAAGTTAAGTTTTAGCATAGTAAGTAATGAAATTTGA
- a CDS encoding YebC/PmpR family DNA-binding transcriptional regulator, with amino-acid sequence MGRAFEYRRASKEARWDKMSKLFPKLGKAITVAAKEGGLDPDMNPKLRTAIATAKAQNMPKDNIDAAIKRANGKDSSEIKTIHYDGKMPHGGLVIVECATDNPTRTVANVKAIFNKNGGEFLPSGSLNFMFSRKSVFEVVKPNKDIEELELELIDYGMSDVKLVKEEDNEILVIYGDYESFGTLSEGIEKLGLEIKKGSLRFVPNTPIEISDEQYEDIEKLIDKLEDDDDVQAVYTNLE; translated from the coding sequence ATGGGAAGAGCGTTTGAATATAGGCGTGCTTCAAAAGAAGCTAGATGGGATAAGATGAGTAAACTTTTTCCTAAGCTTGGTAAAGCTATAACTGTTGCTGCAAAAGAGGGTGGTTTGGATCCTGATATGAACCCAAAACTAAGAACTGCAATTGCGACTGCAAAAGCTCAAAATATGCCTAAAGACAATATAGATGCTGCTATAAAAAGAGCAAATGGAAAAGATAGTAGCGAGATAAAAACAATTCATTATGACGGCAAAATGCCTCACGGCGGACTTGTAATAGTTGAGTGTGCTACAGATAACCCAACAAGAACTGTTGCAAATGTAAAAGCAATTTTCAATAAAAATGGCGGAGAGTTTTTACCAAGCGGGAGTTTAAATTTTATGTTTAGTAGAAAGTCGGTTTTTGAGGTTGTAAAGCCAAATAAAGACATAGAAGAGCTTGAGCTTGAATTGATTGATTATGGAATGAGTGATGTTAAGCTTGTAAAAGAAGAAGATAACGAAATTTTAGTAATTTATGGAGATTATGAGAGTTTTGGGACTCTTAGTGAGGGCATCGAAAAACTTGGTTTGGAAATAAAAAAAGGTTCTTTGCGGTTTGTGCCAAACACGCCTATAGAGATAAGTGATGAGCAGTATGAGGACATAGAAAAACTTATTGATAAACTTGAAGATGATGATGATGTTCAAGCTGTTTATACAAATTTGGAGTAA
- the hypA gene encoding hydrogenase maturation nickel metallochaperone HypA, with amino-acid sequence MHELSIVADLVKLCEDNLKKNNATNVLKLELKIGRLSGVEAHYLQSCFDVFKAGTVCENAELMIHIQNIVIHCKECGFDTELDENNFICPKCGSNKLDVTDGEDMYLMRLEME; translated from the coding sequence ATGCATGAACTTTCTATAGTAGCAGATCTTGTAAAGCTTTGTGAGGATAATTTAAAAAAAAATAATGCTACAAATGTATTAAAATTAGAGCTTAAAATAGGCAGATTAAGTGGCGTTGAGGCTCATTATTTGCAGAGCTGTTTTGATGTTTTCAAAGCTGGAACTGTTTGTGAAAATGCAGAGCTTATGATACATATTCAAAATATAGTAATTCATTGTAAAGAGTGTGGTTTTGACACTGAACTTGATGAAAATAACTTTATTTGTCCAAAGTGTGGCTCAAATAAGCTTGATGTGACAGATGGCGAAGATATGTATCTTATGCGACTTGAAATGGAGTAA
- the recG gene encoding ATP-dependent DNA helicase RecG, producing the protein MKFDIKDRSNLEKIGVTSLLDLALLLPKKYDDLSVKNSPNEGENVVEIEIKYQTRKLNILQITAFCITWQCDVKIIIFNARKWHFAAFKSGQKVFIHAKSSFVYGSWQFINPKIVTKIGEILPHFKRDIKDQDIANLIHKYITYENLLSQGLNEKEINLLLNLHKNNSKSIEMLSNLKEHKEIFTTLKFVEIYNYMKKLSTKKTNFMAKKIDIFDITLWLKTLPFTPTKDQLNALDDIKSDFLLAKAAKRVIMGDVGSGKTLVMLGAALMAYPQNAILMAPTSILAEQIYSEAKRLLPSFMNVMLVKSGDKNLNFNGVNLIIGTHVLLYQKLPKTSLVMVDEQHRFGSNQRQKINFLTSDGRFRAHFLQFSATPIPRTLSLIQSSLVNFSFLKTLPYEKHIHTFVIQNDGFKNLINHIKKEINRGKQAIVVYPLVEKSEVSNYQSIDEAKDFWFKNFKNVYMTHGKDKDKEQILLDFRDKGSLLLTTTVVEVGISLPKLSIIVIVGAEKLGLASLHQLRGRVGRNGGDGWCYLYTKLKNIPSRLKEFSQTLDGFKVANIDLKNRQSGDILDGTIQHGATFEYYDMDENLAQMAQKRLNLLKDKNE; encoded by the coding sequence ATGAAATTTGATATAAAAGATAGATCAAATTTAGAAAAAATAGGAGTAACTAGCTTACTTGATCTTGCTTTGCTTTTACCAAAAAAGTATGATGATTTAAGCGTAAAAAATAGCCCCAATGAGGGCGAAAATGTAGTAGAAATAGAAATCAAATATCAAACTAGAAAACTTAATATTCTTCAAATAACCGCATTTTGTATAACTTGGCAATGTGATGTAAAAATCATAATTTTTAATGCTAGAAAATGGCATTTTGCTGCATTTAAAAGCGGTCAAAAAGTGTTTATACATGCAAAATCGTCGTTTGTTTATGGCTCTTGGCAATTTATAAATCCAAAAATTGTTACAAAAATAGGCGAGATTTTGCCACATTTTAAAAGAGATATAAAAGATCAAGATATTGCAAATTTAATACACAAATACATAACTTATGAAAATTTACTCTCCCAAGGTTTAAATGAAAAAGAGATAAATTTATTACTAAATTTACATAAAAACAATTCAAAAAGCATAGAAATGCTATCAAATTTAAAAGAACACAAAGAAATTTTTACTACTCTTAAATTTGTTGAAATTTATAATTATATGAAAAAATTAAGCACTAAAAAAACTAATTTTATGGCTAAAAAAATTGATATTTTTGATATAACATTATGGCTAAAAACTTTACCATTTACGCCAACAAAAGATCAGTTAAATGCACTAGATGATATAAAAAGTGATTTTCTTTTAGCAAAAGCAGCAAAGCGAGTGATAATGGGTGATGTTGGAAGCGGTAAAACTCTTGTGATGCTTGGAGCAGCTCTTATGGCGTATCCGCAAAATGCTATTTTGATGGCACCAACGAGTATTTTAGCTGAGCAAATTTATAGCGAAGCAAAAAGATTACTACCAAGTTTTATGAATGTAATGCTTGTTAAAAGTGGCGATAAAAACTTAAATTTTAATGGCGTAAATTTGATTATAGGAACACATGTTTTATTATATCAAAAACTTCCAAAAACTTCCCTTGTTATGGTAGATGAGCAGCATAGGTTTGGTTCAAATCAAAGGCAAAAAATCAATTTTTTAACAAGTGACGGCAGATTTAGGGCGCATTTTTTACAATTTAGTGCAACCCCGATACCAAGAACGCTTAGCTTGATTCAATCTTCTCTTGTAAATTTTAGTTTTTTAAAAACTCTACCATATGAAAAACATATACATACTTTTGTGATTCAAAATGATGGTTTTAAAAATCTTATTAATCATATAAAAAAAGAAATAAATCGTGGAAAACAAGCTATAGTGGTTTATCCACTTGTAGAAAAAAGTGAAGTTAGTAATTATCAAAGTATAGATGAAGCAAAGGATTTTTGGTTTAAGAATTTTAAAAATGTTTATATGACACACGGGAAAGACAAGGATAAAGAACAAATTTTGCTAGATTTTAGAGATAAAGGTTCGCTTTTGCTTACTACAACTGTAGTTGAAGTTGGAATATCGTTACCAAAACTTAGCATTATTGTCATAGTTGGGGCTGAAAAACTTGGTCTTGCTTCACTTCATCAGCTTCGTGGCAGAGTCGGTAGAAATGGTGGCGATGGTTGGTGCTATTTGTATACAAAGTTAAAAAATATTCCGTCTAGATTAAAAGAATTTAGCCAAACTCTAGATGGTTTTAAGGTAGCAAATATTGATCTTAAAAACCGTCAAAGTGGCGATATACTAGATGGAACTATTCAACACGGTGCGACTTTTGAGTATTATGATATGGATGAAAATTTGGCACAAATGGCACAAAAAAGATTAAATTTATTAAAGGATAAAAATGAATAA
- the hypD gene encoding hydrogenase formation protein HypD — translation MDLISEFRDKELILALSELIKKHSKNQLNIMEICGGHTHSLMKFGLNDLVGENINFIHGPGCPVCVMPKRSIDEAIKLASMPDTIFCTLADMLRVPGSNTSLQKLRAKGHDIRSLYTPLDVIKIALENKDKIVIFFAIGFETTTPMSAVVIQKTIELDLKNLFFHINHVTVPAPIRAIMNDENVHIDAFLGPSHVSVITGSKIYESLANEYKTPIAVSGFEPLDMMDSILNLVIQHENGTYEVYNQYKRVVKEDGNLKAKELINKYFEICDFNWRGLGIIKSSGYDLKSDFDKINAKKVFDCSVESKGESKACMCGEILRGRAKPYDCKVFAKACNPQNPIGSCMVSSEGACAAYYKYQKRS, via the coding sequence ATGGATTTAATATCTGAATTTAGAGACAAAGAGCTTATTTTAGCATTAAGTGAGCTTATAAAAAAACATAGCAAAAATCAGCTTAATATCATGGAAATTTGCGGCGGACATACGCATAGTTTGATGAAATTTGGACTTAATGATTTGGTTGGAGAAAATATAAATTTCATTCATGGTCCAGGTTGTCCCGTGTGTGTTATGCCAAAAAGAAGCATAGATGAAGCTATCAAACTTGCTTCTATGCCAGATACTATATTTTGCACACTTGCTGATATGCTAAGGGTTCCAGGAAGTAACACATCACTACAAAAACTTCGTGCAAAAGGGCATGATATAAGGTCGCTTTACACGCCTTTAGATGTTATAAAAATAGCATTAGAAAACAAGGACAAAATAGTTATATTTTTTGCTATTGGTTTTGAGACAACAACACCAATGAGTGCAGTTGTGATACAAAAAACCATAGAACTTGACTTAAAAAATCTCTTTTTTCATATCAATCATGTTACAGTTCCAGCACCAATTAGAGCTATAATGAATGATGAAAATGTTCATATAGATGCATTTTTAGGACCAAGCCATGTAAGTGTGATAACTGGATCAAAAATTTATGAAAGTTTAGCAAATGAGTATAAAACTCCAATTGCTGTAAGTGGATTTGAGCCGCTTGATATGATGGATAGCATTTTAAATTTAGTAATACAACACGAAAATGGTACTTATGAGGTTTATAATCAGTATAAAAGAGTTGTAAAAGAAGATGGAAATTTAAAAGCAAAAGAACTTATAAATAAATATTTTGAAATTTGTGATTTTAATTGGCGTGGTCTTGGGATTATAAAATCAAGCGGATATGATTTAAAAAGTGATTTTGATAAGATAAATGCTAAGAAAGTTTTTGATTGCAGTGTAGAAAGTAAAGGCGAAAGCAAGGCATGTATGTGTGGAGAGATACTTCGTGGTAGGGCAAAACCATATGATTGCAAAGTTTTTGCCAAAGCTTGTAATCCACAAAATCCTATAGGCTCATGTATGGTCTCAAGCGAAGGCGCTTGTGCGGCTTACTACAAATATCAAAAGAGGAGTTAA
- a CDS encoding class I SAM-dependent methyltransferase has protein sequence MNKDNCRFPKGKEGKETLLRMNEMHNEGSTWAISNLEFGRNLNILDVGCGGGKNISNLATKFNDSIIYGVDYSSTSVDFASEINSHLIEQKRVFIDEQNVSNLNFKDSFFDIVCAFETIYFWPDIKNDFLEIKRVLKDGGKFLIFVEGSTKEILKEWSKEVYLKNQLTKNELINILKEVGYKNIQSFNMNKSEKLCIISQK, from the coding sequence ATGAATAAAGATAATTGCAGGTTTCCAAAAGGGAAAGAGGGTAAAGAAACGCTTCTTAGAATGAATGAGATGCATAATGAGGGTTCAACTTGGGCTATATCAAATTTAGAGTTTGGCAGAAATTTAAATATACTAGATGTTGGTTGCGGTGGCGGAAAAAATATATCAAATTTAGCTACTAAATTTAACGATAGTATTATCTATGGAGTAGATTATTCTAGCACTAGTGTAGATTTTGCAAGTGAAATTAATTCACATCTTATAGAGCAAAAAAGAGTTTTTATAGACGAACAAAATGTTTCAAATTTGAACTTTAAAGATAGTTTTTTTGATATTGTTTGTGCATTTGAGACGATATATTTTTGGCCTGATATAAAAAATGATTTTTTAGAGATAAAAAGAGTTTTAAAAGATGGTGGAAAATTTTTAATTTTTGTTGAAGGAAGCACAAAAGAGATTTTAAAAGAGTGGAGTAAAGAAGTGTATTTAAAAAATCAACTTACAAAAAATGAATTAATCAATATTTTAAAAGAAGTAGGTTATAAAAACATACAAAGTTTTAATATGAATAAAAGCGAGAAACTTTGCATTATTTCACAAAAATAA
- a CDS encoding GGDEF domain-containing protein: MQRISNIFLNKPKHVGIVCFFIFFIIISIPIIYTYEKRNSLAYEEFRHHLGMAAYALSFSVNPNLHKIVEDEQNASSDNYQKATAPLFDFFALYREVYDIYTVVKRDGKKYYVLDVANAQNAIAKDPISVPAEIMEELVETDNPDNWFELVESGKVYINKDFETDNHGTFLSAIAPVYDKNQTFVAAIGIDVSIEKYKEIMQKTRNIFILTMIMAAMISLLMSIIVIALINYVKLFYYRLQKVSNSDRLTGVYNRFVFIDIFTREMNRAQRNKDNLYLIFLDIDNFKSFNDKYGHSVGDDIIIFTAKKIANTVRKIDIVSRYGGDEFLISICGASDEFIKDIIDRVMNQKYDFVYAVNKNGIEEKLVVNFSVGYTKYKDGDTFETMLERADRGLYISKDFGKHRATFVEK, from the coding sequence ATGCAAAGAATTTCTAATATATTTTTAAATAAACCAAAACATGTTGGTATTGTATGTTTTTTTATATTTTTTATAATAATTTCTATACCAATTATTTATACTTATGAAAAACGAAATAGCTTGGCATATGAGGAATTTAGGCACCATCTTGGAATGGCGGCATACGCACTTTCTTTTAGTGTAAATCCAAATTTACATAAGATTGTAGAAGATGAGCAAAATGCTTCAAGTGATAATTATCAAAAAGCCACAGCTCCTTTGTTTGATTTTTTTGCTCTTTATAGGGAAGTTTATGATATATACACAGTTGTAAAAAGAGATGGTAAAAAGTATTATGTTTTAGATGTTGCAAATGCACAAAATGCAATCGCTAAAGACCCCATTTCTGTTCCTGCTGAGATCATGGAAGAGCTTGTAGAAACAGACAACCCTGACAATTGGTTTGAGTTAGTTGAATCTGGTAAAGTGTATATAAATAAAGATTTTGAGACAGATAACCATGGCACATTTCTTTCAGCAATAGCTCCTGTGTATGATAAAAATCAAACATTTGTTGCAGCTATTGGTATAGATGTAAGCATAGAAAAATATAAAGAAATTATGCAAAAAACTAGAAATATATTTATATTAACTATGATAATGGCGGCTATGATATCTCTTTTGATGTCTATCATAGTCATAGCACTTATAAATTATGTAAAATTATTTTACTATAGACTCCAAAAAGTTTCAAATTCAGATAGATTAACCGGCGTTTATAATAGATTTGTATTTATAGATATTTTCACAAGAGAGATGAATAGGGCTCAAAGAAATAAAGATAATTTATATTTGATTTTTTTAGACATTGATAATTTCAAAAGCTTTAATGACAAATATGGTCATAGTGTTGGAGATGATATCATAATATTTACCGCAAAGAAAATAGCAAATACCGTAAGAAAAATAGACATCGTATCAAGATATGGAGGAGATGAATTTTTGATAAGTATTTGTGGGGCTAGTGATGAGTTCATAAAAGATATTATAGATAGAGTAATGAATCAAAAATACGACTTTGTTTATGCTGTAAATAAAAATGGAATAGAAGAAAAATTAGTTGTAAATTTCAGTGTTGGATATACAAAATATAAAGATGGCGATACTTTTGAAACTATGCTAGAAAGAGCTGATCGTGGGCTTTATATATCAAAAGATTTTGGAAAACATAGAGCAACCTTTGTTGAAAAATAG
- the hypE gene encoding hydrogenase expression/formation protein HypE, with product MQEILLSHGGGGEEMNSLINETIFGIFDNEILREANDAAILEMNGKLAFTTDSFVVTPIFFRGGDIGKIAVCGTANDLSMVGANPMYISCSLIIEEGLKIEELKEILTSMHDIASKNDIKIVCGDTKVVEKGKCDKIFINTSGIGKIISKPIKTKNLKPKAKILLSGDIGRHGAVILEARDDIGFKSSLQSDCKCLKNVVLALIDSNINIQCMRDATRGGLSAVLNEWANFSKNEILIYEENIKIKDEVMGICELLGFEAYELANEGTFVLGVDEKDEKKALEILKSFDENAACIGEVTEAKKPRVILQNAYKSQRFLELPKGELLPRIC from the coding sequence TTGCAAGAGATTCTTTTAAGTCATGGCGGTGGTGGCGAAGAGATGAATAGTCTTATAAATGAGACTATATTTGGTATTTTTGATAATGAAATTTTGCGTGAAGCAAATGATGCTGCTATTTTAGAAATGAATGGCAAATTAGCTTTTACCACGGATTCTTTTGTTGTAACGCCGATTTTTTTTCGTGGCGGAGATATAGGAAAAATTGCTGTTTGTGGAACTGCAAATGATCTTAGTATGGTTGGTGCAAATCCAATGTATATAAGCTGTTCTTTGATTATAGAAGAGGGCTTAAAAATAGAAGAGCTAAAAGAAATTTTAACATCAATGCACGATATAGCTAGTAAAAATGATATAAAAATAGTTTGTGGCGATACAAAGGTAGTTGAAAAAGGAAAATGTGATAAAATTTTTATTAATACAAGCGGAATAGGTAAAATCATATCAAAACCTATTAAAACAAAAAATTTAAAACCTAAAGCCAAGATTTTACTTAGCGGAGATATAGGAAGACACGGGGCTGTGATACTTGAAGCTAGAGATGATATAGGTTTTAAAAGTTCTCTTCAGAGTGATTGTAAATGTCTTAAAAATGTTGTTTTAGCTTTGATTGATTCAAACATAAATATACAATGTATGAGAGATGCTACGCGTGGCGGACTTAGTGCAGTGTTAAACGAGTGGGCAAATTTTAGTAAAAACGAAATTTTAATATATGAAGAAAACATAAAAATAAAAGATGAAGTTATGGGAATTTGCGAACTTTTGGGTTTTGAAGCATATGAGTTAGCAAATGAAGGAACTTTCGTGTTAGGAGTTGATGAGAAAGATGAAAAAAAAGCTTTGGAAATTTTAAAAAGTTTTGATGAAAATGCAGCTTGTATAGGCGAAGTTACTGAGGCCAAAAAGCCAAGAGTAATTTTACAAAACGCCTATAAATCGCAGCGATTTTTAGAGCTTCCAAAAGGCGAACTTTTACCAAGGATTTGTTAA